The Streptomyces sp. NBC_00576 genome contains the following window.
GGGCGCAGCCGGTCGGCGGCCAGTGTGCGCAGTTCGGTACACCAGGCGGCCTGTGCCGGTTCGAGCGAGAATGCGGGCATCGCCGGTCCTCCCTCCGAGGCCGTCGTTCGCGGCCCCTCCCCGACGGTATCGCGCACCGTTGACTGTCGTCACCAACACGATACGCTCCTAGGGCGAGCCCACCACTACGCCACCACGCACGGCAAGGGGGCGCACCTCGATGGACCCCATGCAACCCGCGCAACCCGGGCAGCCCAGGTCCGGCAGTGTTCCCGAGGACCGCACCGACCCCGCCCGGCGGATCCCCTCAGCCCACGTCGACACCTTCGCGCGCGACCATCTCCCGCCCCCGGACCAGTGGCCCCAGCTCCACTTCGACCTGCCCGAGCTGCGCTACCCCGACCGGCTGAACTGCGCGGCCGAGCTGCTGAGCGGCGTCGGCCCCGGGCGCCCGGTGTTCCGTACCGCCGCCGGTGAGGTGTGGACGTACGGCGAGCTGCGGACCCGCGTCGACCAGGTCGCGCACGTCCTGACCCGGGACCTCGGGATCGTGCCCGGCAACCGGGTCCTCCTGCGCGGCCCCACCACACCATGGCTCGCGGCCTGCTGGCTGGCGGTGCTGAAGGCCGGCGCGGTCGCGGTCACCGTGCTGGCCCAGCAGCGTCCGCACGAGCTGCGCACGATGTGCGAGATCGCCCAGGTGCACCACGCCCTGTGCGACATCCGGGCCGTCGACGACCTCGTCAAGGCGGAGATACCGGGGCTGCGGATCATGCCGTACGGGGGTGACGGCCGCGACGACCTGCTGAACCGTCCGGTGCCCGGCACCCCGTACCCCGCCGTGGACACCGCGGCCGACGACGTGGCGCTGATCGCGTTCACGTCCGGCACCACCGGCCGCCCGAAGGGGTGCATGCACTTCCACCGGGATGTGCTCGCCGTCGCGGACACCTTCTCGCGGCACGTGCTGAAGCCGCGCGCGGACGACGTGTTCGCGGGCAGTCCGCCGCTCGGTTTCACCTTCGGGCTCGGCGGTCTGGTGGTCTTCCCGATGCGGGCCGGGGCGAGCGCGCTGCTCCTCGAACAGGCGGGCCCCGGACAGCTGTTGCCGGCCATCGCCGAGCACCGTGTGTCGGTGCTGTTCACCGCGCCGACGGCGTACCGCGCGATGCTCGACGAGCTGGACGCGTACGACACCGGCTCGCTGCGCCGCTGCGTCTCGGCGGGCGAGAACCTGCCCGCGGCCACCTGGCGGGCCTGGTACGAGCGCACCGGCCTGCGGCTGATCAACGGCATCGGCGCGACCGAGCTGCTGCACATCTTCATCTCGGCGGCCGACCAGGACATCAGGCCCGGCGCGACCGGGATCCCGGTGCCGGGGTGGCACGCGCGCGTGCAGGACGACAGCGGCGAGCCGGTGCCGGACGGCACGCCCGGGCTGCTAGCGGTGCGCGGTCCGGTCGGGTGCCGCTATCTCGCCGATCCGCGCCAGGGCGCGTATGTGCGGGGCGGCTGGAACATCACCGGGGACACCTACGTCCGGGAGAACGACGGGTACTTCCGGTACGTGGCCCGGGCCGACGACATGATCATCTCGGCCGGGTACAACATCGCGGGCCCGGAGGTCGAGGAGGCGCTGCTGCGCCATCCTGATGTCCTGGAGACGGCCGTGGTGGGGCGGGAGGACGAGGCGCGTGGGCAGGTCGTGGTGGCGTACGCCGTACTCAGGGAGGGCGCCCTGCGGGACGCGGAGACGCTGCGCGCGTTCGTCAGGGAGGAGCTGGCACCGTACAAGTGTCCGCGCGAGATCGTCTTCCTGGACGCCCTGCCACGGACGGCGACGGGAAAGCTCCAGCGCTTCCGACTGCGCACCGATCCGAGTCCGACCTGACGCCGAGCCGACTCCGACCTACCCCCGCACGCGAAGTGATCTTGACCAAAAATCACTCACTGTACGTAGTTGACCAGCGGAAATGGCGAACAATAGGGATTCCGGCGGCTTAAAATGATCAACGTGTCCGAACAGCACGCCCCGCGGTCCCTCATCGTCACTCTCTACGGCGCGTACGGCCGTTTCATGCCCGGCCCGGTACCCGTCGCCGAGCTGATCCGGCTCCTCGCCGCGGTCGGCGTCGACGCGCCTTCCGTACGGTCGTCCGTGTCCCGCCTGAAGCGGCGGGGCCTGCTCCTGCCGGCCCGTACCGCACAGGGCGCGGCCGGTTACGAACTCTCGCCGGACGCCCGCCAGTTGCTCGACGACGGCGACCGGCGCGTGTACGCCGCCGCTCCTCCCCCGCACGACGAGGGCTGGATCCTCGCCGTGTTCTCCGTGCCCGAGTCGGAGCGCCAGAAACGCCACGTCCTCCGCTCCCGGCTGGCCGGACTCGGCTTCGGCACCGCGGCGCCGGGCGTATGGGTGGCACCCGCGCGCCTCTACGAGGAGGCTCGCCACACCCTGGAGCGGCTGCGCCTCGATCCGTACGTCGACTTCTTCCGCGGCGAGCATCTGGGCTTCGCGGCGACGGCCGAGGCGGTGTCCCGCTGGTGGGACCTCGCCGCGATCGCCAAGGAGCACGAGGCGTTCCTCGACCGCCACGCGCCCGTGCTGCACGAGTGGGAGAAGCGCGAGGACACGCCGCCCGAGGAGGCGTACCGCGACTACCTGATGGCCCTGGACTCCTGGCGCCACCTG
Protein-coding sequences here:
- a CDS encoding AMP-binding protein → MDPMQPAQPGQPRSGSVPEDRTDPARRIPSAHVDTFARDHLPPPDQWPQLHFDLPELRYPDRLNCAAELLSGVGPGRPVFRTAAGEVWTYGELRTRVDQVAHVLTRDLGIVPGNRVLLRGPTTPWLAACWLAVLKAGAVAVTVLAQQRPHELRTMCEIAQVHHALCDIRAVDDLVKAEIPGLRIMPYGGDGRDDLLNRPVPGTPYPAVDTAADDVALIAFTSGTTGRPKGCMHFHRDVLAVADTFSRHVLKPRADDVFAGSPPLGFTFGLGGLVVFPMRAGASALLLEQAGPGQLLPAIAEHRVSVLFTAPTAYRAMLDELDAYDTGSLRRCVSAGENLPAATWRAWYERTGLRLINGIGATELLHIFISAADQDIRPGATGIPVPGWHARVQDDSGEPVPDGTPGLLAVRGPVGCRYLADPRQGAYVRGGWNITGDTYVRENDGYFRYVARADDMIISAGYNIAGPEVEEALLRHPDVLETAVVGREDEARGQVVVAYAVLREGALRDAETLRAFVREELAPYKCPREIVFLDALPRTATGKLQRFRLRTDPSPT
- a CDS encoding PaaX family transcriptional regulator → MINVSEQHAPRSLIVTLYGAYGRFMPGPVPVAELIRLLAAVGVDAPSVRSSVSRLKRRGLLLPARTAQGAAGYELSPDARQLLDDGDRRVYAAAPPPHDEGWILAVFSVPESERQKRHVLRSRLAGLGFGTAAPGVWVAPARLYEEARHTLERLRLDPYVDFFRGEHLGFAATAEAVSRWWDLAAIAKEHEAFLDRHAPVLHEWEKREDTPPEEAYRDYLMALDSWRHLPYTDPGLPAHLLPANWPGVRSAAVFRGLHARLRDAGAGFAGL